Proteins encoded within one genomic window of Dehalococcoidia bacterium:
- a CDS encoding LLM class flavin-dependent oxidoreductase, which translates to MTYRPRRMKFGIFMAPFHRVGENPTLALKRDLQLIQHLDELGFDEAWIGEHHSYGRELIADPAVFIAAAAARTRRIKLGTGVTSLPYHHPLIVADTMVQLDHMTEGRAMLGVGPGALTSDAYMLGIKPVTQRTRMAEALDAIMALLRSREPVTMQTDWFTLRDARLQLANFSEPHLPVAVAATFTPAGPQAAGRHGVGLLSVAGADHEGFQRTWGWVEEAAAESGQTVNRADWRVVVPVHLADSRQEALDDLCAGFARRAYVGDRNMPPPPQPLASVLTSGTDIAEAAERGSVIVGTPDDAVTAVEAILERSGGLGGLLGLAHEWASTEKTLRSYELWARYVAPRFQNQLQSIEAQRDWIEANQALAFRGSTAAFAKAYEDAGKELPAQLQAGLDAARKAREGADPTAARP; encoded by the coding sequence ATGACGTACCGGCCCAGACGCATGAAGTTCGGCATCTTCATGGCGCCGTTCCATCGCGTGGGCGAAAACCCGACGCTGGCTCTGAAGCGCGACTTGCAGCTGATCCAGCACCTGGACGAGCTGGGCTTCGACGAGGCGTGGATCGGCGAGCATCACAGCTACGGGCGCGAGCTGATCGCCGATCCGGCCGTCTTCATCGCCGCCGCGGCGGCGCGCACCCGGCGGATCAAGCTCGGCACCGGCGTCACCAGCCTGCCCTATCACCACCCGCTGATCGTGGCCGACACGATGGTGCAGCTCGACCACATGACGGAGGGCCGCGCGATGCTGGGCGTGGGGCCGGGCGCGCTCACCTCGGACGCCTACATGCTCGGCATCAAGCCGGTGACGCAGCGCACGCGCATGGCCGAAGCGCTCGACGCGATCATGGCGCTGCTGCGCAGCCGCGAGCCGGTGACGATGCAAACGGACTGGTTCACGCTGCGCGACGCCCGCCTGCAGCTCGCCAACTTCAGCGAGCCGCACCTGCCCGTGGCCGTGGCGGCGACCTTCACCCCCGCGGGACCGCAGGCCGCCGGCCGGCACGGCGTCGGCCTGCTCTCCGTCGCCGGCGCCGACCACGAGGGCTTTCAGCGCACCTGGGGCTGGGTCGAGGAGGCAGCAGCTGAGTCCGGGCAAACCGTGAACCGTGCCGACTGGCGCGTCGTCGTGCCCGTGCACCTTGCCGACAGCCGCCAGGAGGCGCTGGACGATCTGTGCGCGGGCTTCGCCCGCCGCGCGTACGTGGGCGACCGCAACATGCCGCCGCCGCCGCAGCCGCTGGCCTCCGTGCTCACCAGCGGCACCGACATCGCGGAGGCGGCGGAACGCGGCAGCGTGATCGTCGGCACGCCGGACGATGCGGTGACCGCGGTCGAGGCAATCCTGGAGCGCTCCGGCGGCCTCGGGGGCCTGCTCGGCCTGGCGCACGAGTGGGCGAGCACGGAGAAGACGCTGCGCAGCTACGAGTTGTGGGCGCGCTACGTGGCGCCGCGTTTTCAGAACCAGTTGCAGAGCATCGAGGCGCAGCGCGACTGGATCGAGGCCAACCAGGCGCTCGCCTTCCGCGGCTCGACCGCCGCCTTCGCCAAGGCGTACGAAGACGCCGGCAAGGAGCTGCCCGCGCAACTGCAGGCGGGGCTGGACGCGGCGCGCAAGGCCCGTGAGGGCGCCGATCCGACCGCCGCGCGCCCTTGA
- a CDS encoding alpha/beta hydrolase, producing MPFAPVNGIELYYEEHGSGPVILFAHGQGGNHLSWWQQVPFFRQWYRCITFDHRAFGRSRDAGEPPGGRMQFVPDALALADLLGVDRFFVVAHSMGGRTGAGLIRRAPERVRAAVFSGTPAGATDGSVRRLQRAYATTLPPGSTLLQRALRPEFVREQPERAFLYREIQRQNPPRPADFLAPPPGWSGNFTAYIAESDVPALYLAGEHDAVTPAHIVERAAGLVRGARFQVIPASGHSVYFEQPDAFNAAVLAFLREAEAAGR from the coding sequence ATGCCCTTCGCGCCGGTCAACGGCATTGAGCTGTACTACGAGGAGCACGGCAGCGGGCCGGTCATCCTCTTCGCCCACGGCCAGGGCGGCAACCACCTGAGCTGGTGGCAGCAGGTCCCGTTCTTTCGGCAGTGGTATCGCTGCATCACCTTCGACCACCGCGCCTTCGGCCGCTCGCGCGATGCCGGCGAGCCACCGGGCGGCCGCATGCAGTTCGTGCCCGACGCGCTGGCGCTGGCCGACCTGCTCGGCGTGGATCGCTTCTTCGTGGTCGCGCACTCGATGGGCGGGCGTACCGGTGCGGGCCTGATCCGGCGGGCGCCGGAGCGCGTGCGCGCCGCCGTCTTCTCCGGCACGCCGGCCGGCGCCACCGACGGCAGCGTGCGCCGCTTGCAGCGCGCGTATGCAACGACACTGCCGCCCGGCAGCACGCTGCTGCAACGCGCCCTGCGGCCGGAGTTTGTACGGGAACAGCCCGAGCGTGCGTTCCTCTACCGCGAGATTCAGCGGCAGAATCCGCCCCGGCCCGCCGACTTCCTCGCCCCGCCCCCCGGCTGGAGCGGCAACTTCACCGCCTACATCGCGGAGAGCGATGTGCCGGCGCTGTACCTCGCGGGCGAGCACGACGCCGTCACGCCGGCACACATCGTCGAGCGCGCCGCGGGCCTGGTCCGCGGCGCTCGCTTCCAGGTCATTCCCGCCAGCGGCCACTCGGTTTACTTTGAGCAACCCGACGCCTTCAACGCCGCCGTGCTCGCCTTCCTGCGCGAGGCCGAGGCGGCCGGACGCTGA
- a CDS encoding NADPH-dependent FMN reductase, with protein sequence MSHLVGVLGSVTPPGRLRRALEAALASAPAAQPGTTTALLDLAEVQLAFADGRPPAQIGGDTARVVAAIERADCLLFASPVYRGTYTGALKNLLDLLPVEALAGKACGILAMGASQHHYLGVDWHLRDVLAWFGAVPAPVGVYLTSADFVDGALAEVRRAELAELVAGVLRLGQALRGAGSAGPPPLAARRT encoded by the coding sequence GTGTCCCACCTGGTCGGTGTGCTCGGCAGCGTCACCCCTCCTGGACGCCTGCGCCGCGCGCTGGAGGCGGCGCTGGCGAGCGCGCCGGCCGCGCAGCCGGGAACCACGACGGCGCTGCTCGACCTGGCGGAGGTGCAGCTCGCCTTCGCAGATGGCCGGCCGCCGGCGCAGATCGGCGGCGACACAGCCCGTGTGGTCGCAGCGATCGAGCGGGCCGACTGCCTGCTGTTCGCCAGCCCGGTCTACCGCGGCACGTACACGGGCGCGCTGAAGAACCTGCTCGACTTGCTGCCGGTCGAAGCGCTCGCGGGCAAAGCCTGCGGCATCCTGGCGATGGGCGCGAGCCAGCACCACTATCTCGGCGTCGACTGGCACCTGCGCGACGTGCTCGCCTGGTTCGGCGCCGTGCCGGCGCCGGTGGGCGTCTACCTGACCTCGGCCGATTTCGTCGACGGCGCCCTGGCGGAGGTCCGCCGCGCCGAGCTGGCCGAGCTGGTCGCCGGCGTGTTGCGGCTTGGGCAGGCGCTGCGCGGTGCGGGCTCGGCCGGCCCGCCCCCGCTGGCCGCGCGTCGGACGTAG